One genomic region from Mycoplasmoides pirum ATCC 25960 encodes:
- a CDS encoding AAA family ATPase: protein MIFLKKFKANGFKSYAEDIELVFDKPLIGIVGPNGAGKSNVVDALKWVLGERSMKQLRGKSGDDVIFFGSKDRPASKFAEVTLVFDNSAKKLHDKRKELTITRKVHRGSGISEYFINNEPATLKNITDIFLDTGLARGSLGIISQGTVSWFVEAKPEDRRKIFEEAAGIGRYSKKKEDAFRQLDRTADNLKQVTVIVNELSRDLKKLTVQADKAKSYKEAHEELKELDLIISVRDYLRNKNEFDKANKTIQEITLNFEKLEPELKDSEEKLEIAKERFETADKNIAIIQEELQNLYSEISQLEQRKIIIDVHLKNDLASKNSDTKSKALKQLIKTSEAELNQYSKTIKKIDDDLNNLLNEFNKKNETIAKDRETHLSLSESYYKITAELDFLAYQKEMDLEREIGVKTVLNNKAALSGIIGIVQDFIDVDKEYEKAISVALGRAANNIIVNTNNDAKKAVEFLKNNKSGLATFLPIENIKPRTVKEDHYEILNQLEGFLGTADALVNTKDEFKTVIQYLMGQILVAQDLDAAFKISRFTYQLYRVITLDGNIVAAGGAVTGGFRNNRPTFFNVEGKIKKLEEEKNNANTNLKNLGFKIDKMVLEISDLENQINERKVSFQRYNDLINSLQKQISEYKIEYEQLTNKTYDGKNVSWNENKIYLTLNELMIKKESLNEDLRLNQETKNMYRTQIDSLSEKLHEVRKVLDEDKSKLVNFNETSIRNENVMDNIKNKINEYYKIAIEYAIENYQKELPVPENQARIRIAKLQSQLDNLGPVNIDAISELDDKQKRFDELSKQQQELLTAKEQIQMAIDELDNKARIDFKNLIDQLNEELPKTFYYLFGGGSCQIRYTDPEEDVLTTGIEVYANPPGKNVGNLMLLSGGEKTLVALSVLFSILKISAFPLVILDEAESALDPANVERFANIIRQSCDKTQFLVITHRQGTMTKCDRLLGATMQTKGVTKMLSVTLEQAENYVSENASESQQV from the coding sequence ATGATTTTTTTAAAAAAATTTAAAGCAAACGGTTTTAAATCTTATGCTGAAGATATTGAATTAGTTTTTGATAAACCATTAATCGGAATTGTAGGACCAAATGGTGCAGGTAAATCAAATGTTGTTGATGCCCTAAAATGAGTTCTTGGTGAAAGATCCATGAAACAATTACGTGGTAAAAGTGGTGATGATGTTATCTTTTTCGGTTCAAAAGATCGTCCTGCTAGCAAGTTCGCTGAAGTTACTTTAGTTTTTGATAATTCTGCAAAAAAACTTCACGATAAGAGAAAAGAATTAACAATAACAAGAAAAGTTCATCGTGGAAGTGGAATTAGTGAATATTTTATTAATAATGAACCTGCAACTTTAAAAAATATTACAGATATATTTTTAGATACAGGATTAGCTCGTGGTTCTTTAGGAATTATTTCTCAAGGAACTGTTTCTTGGTTTGTTGAAGCGAAACCAGAAGATCGTAGAAAAATCTTTGAAGAAGCAGCAGGTATAGGAAGATACTCCAAAAAGAAAGAAGATGCTTTTCGTCAATTAGATAGAACTGCAGATAATTTAAAACAAGTCACAGTTATTGTTAATGAATTATCACGAGATTTAAAAAAATTAACAGTACAAGCAGATAAAGCAAAGTCATATAAAGAAGCTCATGAAGAACTTAAAGAATTAGATTTAATTATTTCAGTTCGTGATTATTTAAGAAATAAAAATGAATTTGATAAAGCTAATAAAACAATACAAGAAATCACTTTAAATTTTGAAAAACTAGAACCAGAATTAAAAGATTCAGAAGAAAAATTAGAAATAGCTAAAGAACGATTTGAAACTGCAGATAAAAACATTGCAATAATTCAAGAAGAATTACAAAATTTGTATTCTGAAATTAGTCAATTAGAACAACGAAAAATTATTATTGATGTTCATTTAAAAAACGATTTAGCATCTAAAAATAGTGATACAAAATCAAAAGCTTTGAAACAATTAATAAAAACATCAGAAGCTGAATTGAATCAATATTCTAAAACTATTAAAAAAATTGATGATGATTTAAATAATCTTTTAAATGAATTTAATAAGAAAAACGAAACAATTGCAAAAGATCGTGAAACACATTTATCATTATCTGAATCATATTACAAAATCACAGCCGAATTAGATTTTTTAGCATATCAAAAAGAAATGGATTTAGAACGTGAAATTGGTGTTAAAACAGTTTTAAATAATAAAGCAGCATTATCGGGAATAATAGGAATAGTTCAAGATTTTATTGATGTTGATAAGGAATATGAAAAAGCTATCTCAGTTGCTTTAGGTCGTGCTGCTAATAACATTATTGTTAATACAAATAATGATGCTAAAAAAGCAGTAGAATTTTTAAAAAACAATAAGTCCGGTTTAGCTACTTTCTTGCCAATTGAAAATATAAAACCACGAACAGTTAAAGAAGATCATTATGAAATTTTGAATCAATTAGAGGGTTTTTTAGGAACAGCCGATGCATTAGTGAATACCAAAGATGAATTTAAAACAGTTATTCAATACTTAATGGGTCAAATTTTAGTTGCTCAAGATTTAGATGCTGCTTTTAAAATTTCGCGTTTTACATATCAACTTTATCGAGTAATTACACTTGATGGTAATATTGTTGCTGCAGGCGGCGCTGTAACGGGTGGTTTTCGTAACAATCGTCCTACTTTTTTTAATGTTGAAGGAAAAATCAAAAAATTAGAAGAAGAAAAAAATAATGCTAATACAAATCTTAAAAATTTAGGTTTTAAAATTGATAAGATGGTTTTAGAAATATCTGATTTAGAAAATCAAATTAATGAACGAAAAGTTTCGTTTCAAAGATATAATGATTTAATTAATTCTCTTCAAAAACAAATAAGCGAATACAAAATAGAGTATGAACAATTAACTAACAAGACATATGATGGTAAAAATGTTTCTTGAAATGAAAATAAAATTTATTTAACTTTAAATGAATTAATGATAAAAAAAGAAAGTTTAAATGAAGATTTAAGACTAAATCAAGAAACTAAAAACATGTATCGAACTCAAATAGATTCTTTATCTGAAAAATTGCATGAAGTTCGAAAAGTTTTAGATGAAGATAAAAGTAAATTGGTTAATTTTAACGAAACATCTATCCGTAATGAAAACGTAATGGATAACATTAAAAATAAAATTAATGAATATTACAAAATAGCTATTGAATATGCAATAGAAAATTATCAAAAAGAATTACCAGTACCTGAAAATCAAGCAAGAATTAGAATTGCAAAACTGCAATCTCAATTAGATAATTTAGGACCAGTTAATATTGATGCTATTTCTGAACTTGATGATAAACAAAAAAGATTTGATGAGCTTTCAAAACAACAACAAGAATTGTTAACAGCTAAAGAACAAATTCAAATGGCTATTGATGAACTTGATAATAAAGCAAGAATTGATTTTAAAAATTTAATTGATCAATTAAATGAAGAATTACCAAAAACTTTTTATTATTTGTTTGGTGGAGGATCTTGTCAAATTCGTTATACTGATCCTGAAGAAGATGTTTTGACAACAGGTATTGAAGTATATGCTAATCCACCCGGAAAAAATGTAGGGAATTTAATGTTATTATCAGGTGGTGAAAAAACTTTAGTTGCGTTATCTGTTTTGTTTAGTATATTGAAAATTAGCGCCTTCCCATTAGTAATATTAGATGAAGCTGAAAGTGCATTAGACCCTGCTAATGTTGAAAGATTTGCAAACATTATTAGACAATCTTGTGACAAAACACAATTTTTAGTTATTACACATAGACAAGGAACAATGACTAAGTGTGATCGATTGTTAGGTGCTACAATGCAAACTAAAGGTGTTACAAAAATGCTATCTGTAACTCTTGAACAAGCCGAAAATTATGTTTCAGAAAATGCATCAGAATCACAACAGGTTTAA
- the ftsY gene encoding signal recognition particle-docking protein FtsY → MKFFDKLFSKYRKKNNVVEQIKEKNEANRIFNTDQSKYDSGLKNSAFSFATAINSLSKKYVKLNDEYFDNLFEIFISMDIGSSSSQKIIDAIKEEIQFQKITDPNLIKEIIIDKLFVYYIQDSKLDTSLNFKEGRSNIFLMVGVNGVGKTTSIGKIAARYKKLNYKILLVAGDTFRAGAIEQLKVWADRIGCDIVVPENEKQDSATVIYQGVKKGVEEKYDLVICDTSGRLQNKINLMNELKKISNVITKFVPNAPHETLLVLDATTGQSGLNQSKAFHELISISGIILTKVDGSSKGGVILAIKDLFNIPVKLIGLGEQLDDLANFDLEKYILGITSNLGLENVE, encoded by the coding sequence ATGAAATTCTTTGATAAATTATTTTCTAAATATAGAAAAAAAAATAATGTTGTTGAACAAATAAAAGAAAAAAATGAAGCAAATCGAATTTTTAATACAGACCAAAGTAAATATGATAGTGGATTAAAAAATTCAGCTTTTAGTTTTGCAACCGCAATTAATTCTTTGTCAAAAAAATATGTGAAATTAAATGATGAATATTTTGATAATTTATTCGAAATTTTTATATCGATGGATATAGGATCAAGTTCAAGTCAAAAAATTATAGATGCAATAAAAGAAGAAATTCAATTTCAAAAAATAACTGACCCCAATTTAATTAAAGAAATAATTATTGATAAATTATTTGTATATTACATTCAAGATTCAAAATTAGATACTTCATTAAATTTTAAGGAAGGTCGTTCCAATATTTTTTTAATGGTGGGTGTTAATGGGGTTGGTAAAACTACATCGATAGGTAAAATAGCAGCTCGATATAAAAAACTAAACTATAAAATTTTATTAGTAGCAGGAGACACTTTTAGAGCTGGTGCCATTGAACAATTAAAAGTTTGAGCAGATCGTATAGGTTGTGATATTGTTGTTCCAGAAAATGAAAAGCAAGATTCAGCAACTGTTATTTATCAAGGTGTAAAGAAAGGCGTTGAAGAAAAATACGATTTAGTTATTTGTGATACTTCTGGAAGATTACAAAACAAAATTAATTTAATGAATGAATTAAAAAAAATATCTAATGTTATAACCAAATTCGTTCCTAATGCTCCACATGAAACTTTATTAGTATTAGATGCAACAACAGGCCAATCTGGTTTAAATCAATCAAAAGCATTTCATGAATTAATTTCAATTAGCGGAATTATTTTGACTAAAGTTGATGGTTCTTCTAAAGGGGGCGTCATCTTAGCAATTAAAGATTTATTTAATATTCCTGTTAAATTAATTGGACTAGGCGAACAACTTGATGATTTGGCAAATTTTGATTTGGAAAAATATATTTTAGGAATAACTTCTAATTTAGGTTTAGAAAATGTCGAATAA
- a CDS encoding helix-turn-helix domain-containing protein translates to MSNKNYTNPLVQNVIDQLLLLSIYQPLLKSKQIKYFKLYYENNLTYAEIAKKFNVSRAAIGESISQTKSLLKNYEKKLKLWENHKKRLTLYKSIKNPKLQKQLIEFENNLCWNLH, encoded by the coding sequence ATGTCGAATAAAAATTATACAAATCCACTTGTACAAAATGTTATTGATCAATTATTGTTGTTATCAATTTATCAACCTCTTTTGAAATCAAAACAAATAAAATATTTTAAGTTGTATTATGAAAATAATCTTACTTATGCTGAAATCGCAAAAAAATTTAATGTTTCTCGTGCTGCAATAGGTGAAAGTATTTCACAAACCAAAAGCTTATTAAAAAATTATGAAAAAAAATTAAAATTGTGAGAAAATCACAAAAAAAGATTAACATTATATAAATCAATTAAAAATCCAAAACTTCAAAAACAATTAATAGAATTTGAAAATAACTTATGTTGAAACTTGCATTAA
- a CDS encoding MPN555 family protein chaperone: protein MENNKSNESVKDIVNKSSGKVTKEIDFSKEIKITRIFTDGNLIAQHKDRLRKSIKNISEQVLDFETVQMVIKDNLFSAAMEEIVKHFSFDIDQEYKKFIKENIKMSLTQTSGKEPEDAVLNEISEKIIKKTVVFDYLTTFWKVQVTDQEIKDMLDVYYQKTNDSIREVLDDKEKFEGIRRAILEEKLILKTIAAFPIRFDLQPPVQNPVNFDAPTNKKKN, encoded by the coding sequence ATGGAAAATAATAAAAGTAATGAATCAGTAAAAGATATTGTTAATAAATCTTCTGGAAAAGTAACAAAAGAAATTGATTTTTCAAAAGAAATTAAAATTACAAGAATTTTTACAGATGGGAATCTAATTGCTCAGCACAAAGATAGATTAAGAAAAAGTATCAAAAATATTTCAGAACAAGTTTTAGATTTTGAAACTGTTCAAATGGTCATTAAAGATAATTTATTTTCAGCAGCAATGGAGGAAATTGTTAAACATTTTTCTTTTGATATTGATCAAGAATATAAAAAATTCATTAAAGAAAATATCAAAATGTCTCTAACTCAAACTTCAGGCAAAGAACCAGAAGATGCAGTTTTAAATGAAATATCTGAAAAAATAATTAAAAAAACTGTAGTTTTTGATTATTTAACAACTTTTTGAAAAGTTCAAGTTACTGATCAAGAAATTAAAGATATGTTGGATGTTTATTATCAAAAAACTAATGATTCAATTCGTGAAGTTTTAGATGATAAAGAAAAATTTGAAGGTATAAGAAGAGCTATTTTAGAAGAAAAACTAATATTAAAAACAATTGCTGCTTTTCCAATTAGATTTGATCTACAACCCCCTGTGCAAAATCCAGTAAATTTTGATGCACCAACAAATAAGAAAAAAAACTAA
- a CDS encoding DUF3217 domain-containing protein translates to MLNKVIIEGVIENYRWSSNKKGFYVSIKQTRKFGKTNFVDYFTLYANKPLSDTLAKYVEEYETITVEGVLRTYQDHKTKQWKVAIEISEIIVNE, encoded by the coding sequence ATGCTCAATAAAGTAATTATTGAAGGTGTTATTGAAAATTATCGTTGATCTAGTAATAAAAAAGGTTTTTATGTTTCTATAAAACAAACAAGAAAATTTGGAAAAACAAATTTTGTAGATTATTTTACTCTTTATGCTAATAAACCACTAAGTGACACATTAGCAAAATATGTTGAAGAATATGAAACTATTACAGTTGAAGGTGTTTTAAGAACATACCAAGATCACAAAACAAAACAATGAAAAGTAGCAATAGAAATTTCAGAAATTATTGTGAATGAATAA
- the thrS gene encoding threonine--tRNA ligase yields MNISNQNESNLFLSTYSLLLKIYLLEIDNNAKFGEINFTDDTFLVDFLINKDIGAKDFKSIEKKIIKLALNLEKYEIINLTKAEALKKVNYDEFTSELIKESNLSNFRFIHLLKKDLFIWHEFPILDKFSDLKFNQLLSIGGVYWKANENKPQLIRIVGCSFKSENELTNFVKEFEERKERDHRKIGKNLELFTFNSLTGQGMPIWLPYGTTLRNIIGNYVHDCQLKYGFNFVSTPVLGNLELYKISGHYSHYNEDMFPPIELDNESMMLRPMTCPHHCLVYLNKPHSYKELPIRLSEDSIMHRYESSGSLIGLERVRVMTLLDNHIFCRPDQIEDEIINAYNIINEVIKTFNLKIDHIDLALHDPENKTKFIDDNEMWNRSETQLENALKKFNVSFSKKIGDAAFYGPKIDFQCKTSLNKIITCSTIQLDFSLPQKFNTTYIDSQNNQSRCVIIHLGIIGTYERFIATLLEQTKGILPIWLAPVQVKIIPVNNQVHLESCKTLLNKLLFNKIRCEIDSRDERLSKKIRDAQIQKIPLQIVIGDNEAKNLEEINYRQYGSELISKISFLEFVKMIENANIEHK; encoded by the coding sequence ATGAATATTTCTAATCAAAATGAATCAAATTTATTTTTAAGTACTTATAGTTTACTTTTAAAAATTTATTTATTAGAAATTGACAATAATGCTAAATTTGGTGAAATAAATTTTACTGATGACACATTTTTAGTAGATTTTTTAATAAATAAAGATATAGGTGCTAAAGATTTTAAATCAATTGAAAAAAAAATAATTAAACTTGCACTAAATTTAGAAAAATATGAAATTATTAATTTAACCAAAGCAGAAGCTTTAAAAAAAGTTAATTATGATGAATTTACTTCTGAATTAATTAAGGAATCCAATTTATCCAATTTTAGATTTATTCATCTATTAAAAAAAGATTTATTTATTTGACACGAGTTTCCAATTTTAGATAAATTTTCAGATTTAAAATTTAATCAATTGTTGTCAATTGGTGGTGTTTATTGAAAAGCCAATGAAAACAAACCACAATTAATAAGAATAGTAGGTTGTTCATTTAAATCTGAAAATGAACTAACTAATTTTGTTAAAGAATTTGAAGAGCGAAAAGAACGTGATCATCGCAAAATAGGAAAAAATTTAGAATTGTTTACTTTTAATTCTTTGACAGGTCAAGGAATGCCTATTTGATTGCCATATGGAACTACATTGCGTAATATTATCGGCAATTACGTTCATGATTGTCAATTAAAATATGGATTTAATTTTGTTTCTACTCCTGTTTTGGGAAATTTAGAACTATATAAAATAAGCGGTCATTATAGTCACTATAATGAAGATATGTTTCCACCAATAGAACTAGATAATGAATCAATGATGCTTCGACCAATGACTTGCCCACATCATTGTTTGGTTTATTTAAATAAACCTCATTCTTACAAAGAATTGCCAATTCGTTTATCAGAAGATTCAATTATGCATCGTTATGAAAGTTCTGGATCTTTAATTGGTTTAGAACGTGTACGAGTAATGACTTTATTAGATAATCATATTTTTTGTCGTCCCGATCAAATTGAAGATGAAATTATAAATGCTTATAACATTATTAATGAAGTTATAAAAACTTTTAATTTAAAAATAGATCATATTGATTTAGCGCTTCATGATCCAGAAAATAAGACAAAATTTATTGATGATAATGAAATGTGAAACAGAAGTGAAACACAGTTAGAAAACGCTTTAAAAAAATTTAATGTGTCTTTTTCTAAAAAAATTGGCGATGCAGCTTTTTATGGTCCAAAAATTGATTTTCAATGTAAAACATCATTAAATAAAATTATTACTTGTTCAACAATTCAATTAGATTTTTCATTGCCACAAAAATTTAATACTACTTATATAGATTCACAAAATAATCAATCTCGATGTGTGATAATTCATTTGGGAATTATAGGTACTTATGAAAGATTTATTGCAACTTTGTTAGAACAAACAAAAGGAATTTTGCCGATTTGATTAGCTCCTGTTCAAGTAAAAATTATTCCTGTTAATAATCAAGTTCATTTAGAATCTTGTAAGACATTATTAAATAAATTATTATTTAATAAAATACGTTGCGAAATTGATTCTAGAGATGAACGTTTATCTAAAAAAATTAGAGATGCTCAAATTCAAAAAATACCTTTGCAAATTGTTATTGGAGATAATGAAGCCAAAAATCTTGAAGAAATAAATTATCGTCAATATGGGTCTGAATTAATAAGTAAGATTTCTTTTTTAGAATTTGTTAAAATGATTGAAAATGCCAATATAGAGCACAAATAA
- a CDS encoding MPN552 family protein, with protein MKKAYIIDTNLPAIYCQDVSSKHIERFFHRLASDSLIILSSNGWYDQASQICSLLNINNIDIVSGGGSCFKINNQENFIYDGFLNNDTLDLILHLAISSQSGVLVKGQLKNKPGTNVLLNYFLNVQSAKQFKLIWKFDFTINNDYLSFENQLKQIDVSEIYVYSSGSNFDEKFFDENNELNDLLLASDINVNQFFNNTYLFNLKSSSKFKVISKYLTNLDIPLNNVTYVSLKEFDNEGKEFYGQIVVPANFDTSISNANYLTYDTKRLDKILE; from the coding sequence ATGAAAAAAGCATACATAATAGATACTAATTTACCAGCAATATATTGCCAAGATGTAAGTTCAAAACACATTGAAAGATTTTTTCATAGACTAGCAAGTGATTCATTAATCATTTTAAGTAGCAATGGATGATATGATCAAGCATCACAAATTTGTTCACTATTAAATATCAATAATATTGATATTGTGTCAGGCGGCGGTAGTTGTTTTAAAATTAATAATCAAGAAAATTTTATTTATGATGGTTTTTTAAATAATGATACTTTAGATTTAATATTGCATTTAGCAATATCTTCTCAATCAGGAGTTTTAGTTAAGGGTCAGTTAAAAAATAAACCCGGAACAAATGTTTTGTTAAATTATTTTTTAAATGTGCAAAGTGCTAAACAATTTAAATTAATTTGAAAATTTGATTTCACAATTAATAATGATTACTTATCATTTGAAAATCAATTAAAACAAATTGATGTAAGTGAAATATATGTTTACTCATCAGGTTCAAATTTTGATGAAAAATTTTTTGATGAAAATAATGAATTAAATGATTTATTGTTGGCTTCTGATATCAATGTGAACCAATTTTTTAATAACACATACTTATTTAATCTTAAATCTTCATCTAAATTTAAAGTTATTTCAAAATACTTAACAAATTTAGATATTCCACTTAATAATGTTACTTATGTTAGTTTAAAAGAATTTGATAATGAAGGAAAAGAATTTTATGGTCAAATTGTTGTTCCAGCAAATTTTGACACTTCAATTTCTAATGCAAATTATTTAACTTATGATACAAAACGTTTAGATAAAATTTTAGAGTAA
- a CDS encoding P30/P32 family tip organella adhesin: MKTNKWISNKKIKIIIALSILIVCSLILFLVVFLTINKSSQDLYVINLITKAENDSVVGGVPITEQPWFIPVVAGCGSLLVLCIILGLGIGIPLSKKKEREIQMQQEEHNRLMGRLQSVARERAEAMQREENHNVDVVNNNVSHAADNNLDNKASQTSLISLNPNRSARKGNDNMNNNFYNQYPRTGMPPQVPYGYPTPQQMPYGYPAPSVPPQQPRPMPAMMPQMPYGYPAPSMIPQQPRPMPAMMPQMPYGYPAPSIPPQQPRPLLGVIPQLPYGYPVMIGMMLPQQPPYGYPAPSVPPQQPRPIPIIIPQMFNNGYVNQQLPPRPNNFYWLNY; the protein is encoded by the coding sequence ATGAAAACAAATAAATGAATTTCAAATAAAAAAATAAAAATAATAATAGCTCTGAGTATATTAATTGTTTGTTCTTTAATTTTGTTTCTTGTTGTTTTTTTAACTATAAATAAATCATCACAAGATTTATATGTAATTAATTTAATTACTAAAGCTGAAAATGATTCAGTTGTTGGCGGTGTTCCAATTACAGAACAACCATGATTTATTCCTGTTGTTGCGGGTTGTGGTTCTTTATTAGTTCTTTGTATCATTTTAGGTTTAGGTATTGGGATTCCTTTATCTAAAAAGAAAGAAAGAGAAATTCAAATGCAACAAGAAGAACATAATCGTTTAATGGGACGATTACAATCTGTTGCAAGAGAACGTGCTGAAGCAATGCAACGTGAAGAAAATCATAATGTTGATGTTGTAAATAATAATGTAAGTCATGCTGCAGATAATAATTTAGATAATAAAGCTAGCCAAACTTCATTAATATCACTTAATCCTAATAGAAGTGCTCGCAAAGGAAATGACAATATGAACAACAACTTTTATAATCAATATCCTAGAACAGGAATGCCTCCTCAAGTTCCATATGGTTATCCAACACCTCAACAAATGCCTTATGGATACCCTGCACCATCAGTACCACCTCAACAACCACGTCCAATGCCTGCAATGATGCCTCAAATGCCGTATGGATACCCTGCGCCATCAATGATACCTCAACAACCACGTCCGATGCCTGCAATGATGCCTCAAATGCCATATGGATACCCTGCACCATCAATACCACCTCAACAACCACGTCCGTTATTAGGGGTTATACCGCAACTTCCATATGGTTACCCTGTAATGATCGGAATGATGTTGCCTCAACAACCTCCATATGGATACCCTGCACCATCAGTACCACCTCAACAACCACGTCCAATCCCAATAATAATACCCCAAATGTTTAATAATGGCTATGTAAATCAACAACTGCCACCTCGTCCTAATAACTTTTATTGACTAAATTATTAA